A window of the Enterobacteriaceae bacterium 4M9 genome harbors these coding sequences:
- a CDS encoding insulinase family protein: MQGKNVRLYAGGILMAAVVTQAHAEPLQPDPAWQQGTLVNGLQWQVLATPQRPSDRIEVRLAVDVGSLTENTQQSGYSRFLPHLAFSQNNDTRAVSLWQQSKDPLNPAPPVLVTYNTTLFELSLPNNRNDLLKEALGWLAGMAGNLTITPESIGSALQTHNGVMTWPGNTQDGWWRYRLKGSPLLGHDPAAELKEPVDAEQLKAWYQQWYTPDAMTLIVVGNVDSRSVADQINKQFGELQGKRETPAPVPTLSPLKREPVAIMTPEVRQDRLALMWDSAWTPIRDSASMQRYWRSDLAREALFWHVQQTLSKNSVKDINLTFDCRVLFQRAQCGINLDSPNDKLASNLTLVAKELAKLRDNGLAQEEFDALISQKKLELQTLFATYARTGTAVLMSQRLRSLQNQVVDIAPEQYQQLRQAFLDDLSLQVMNQDLQRLLQQDMALVLRQPTGEPEFNMKSLQAVWDKVMVRDDAPAPAEVPQMVPEAEPEPQATLPSPDVSATDIPAAR; the protein is encoded by the coding sequence ATGCAGGGCAAAAACGTGCGGCTTTATGCCGGTGGAATTTTGATGGCGGCCGTGGTGACACAGGCGCATGCCGAGCCGCTACAGCCCGATCCGGCGTGGCAACAGGGGACGCTTGTAAACGGCCTCCAGTGGCAGGTCCTTGCCACACCGCAGCGCCCAAGCGACCGCATTGAAGTTCGCCTTGCCGTGGATGTTGGCTCGCTGACAGAGAACACGCAGCAAAGTGGTTACAGCCGTTTCCTTCCGCACCTCGCTTTTTCCCAAAACAACGATACGCGCGCTGTGTCGCTCTGGCAGCAGTCCAAAGACCCGCTCAATCCCGCGCCGCCCGTACTCGTGACCTATAACACCACGCTCTTTGAGCTAAGCCTGCCGAATAATCGTAACGATTTGCTCAAAGAGGCGCTTGGCTGGCTGGCAGGCATGGCGGGCAACCTGACGATTACGCCTGAGAGCATAGGTTCTGCGCTGCAAACCCATAACGGCGTGATGACCTGGCCGGGTAACACCCAGGATGGCTGGTGGCGCTATCGCCTCAAAGGCTCACCGCTGCTGGGCCATGACCCGGCGGCAGAGCTTAAAGAGCCGGTTGATGCTGAGCAGCTTAAAGCCTGGTACCAGCAGTGGTACACGCCGGATGCCATGACGCTGATTGTGGTGGGCAACGTTGACAGCCGCAGCGTGGCCGACCAGATAAACAAGCAGTTCGGTGAGCTTCAAGGCAAGCGCGAAACGCCTGCGCCAGTGCCGACGCTGTCACCGCTCAAGCGTGAGCCTGTTGCCATTATGACCCCTGAGGTACGCCAGGACCGACTGGCGCTGATGTGGGATAGCGCCTGGACGCCAATTCGCGACTCGGCCTCAATGCAGCGTTACTGGCGCTCAGACCTGGCGCGTGAGGCCTTGTTCTGGCACGTGCAGCAGACGCTGAGTAAAAACAGCGTCAAAGACATTAACCTGACTTTCGACTGCCGCGTGCTGTTCCAGCGTGCGCAGTGCGGCATTAACCTCGACTCGCCTAACGATAAGCTTGCCAGCAACCTCACTCTGGTTGCAAAGGAGCTGGCGAAGCTGCGTGATAACGGGCTGGCGCAGGAAGAGTTTGATGCGCTTATCTCGCAGAAAAAGCTGGAACTGCAAACCCTGTTTGCCACCTATGCCCGTACCGGCACAGCCGTGTTGATGAGCCAGCGTTTGCGCTCGTTGCAAAACCAGGTCGTGGACATCGCGCCAGAGCAGTACCAGCAGTTGCGTCAGGCGTTTCTGGACGACCTGAGTTTGCAGGTGATGAATCAGGACCTACAGCGCCTGTTGCAGCAGGATATGGCGCTGGTATTGCGCCAGCCAACCGGCGAGCCGGAGTTTAATATGAAATCGCTCCAGGCGGTGTGGGATAAGGTGATGGTGCGTGATGACGCGCCTGCGCCTGCGGAGGTACCGCAGATGGTGCCAGAGGCCGAGCCTGAGCCGCAAGCCACACTGCCTTCGCCTGATGTCAGCGCAACGGATATTCCCGCGGCGCGCTAA
- the yhjD gene encoding inner membrane protein YhjD produces MRTSDNEKRPTRDLNYTPVVNLDKSSSDEKEGKENSAIAGKLQHVNKTVKRIERNPMVAHILRAVERFNDRLGNQFGAAITYFSFLSLIPILMVSFASAGYILASHPTLLQDIFDKILANVSDPTLAQTLKSTINTAVQQRTTVGLVGLAVALYSGINWMGNLREAVRAQSRDVWERAPQDEEKIWIKYLRDFISLIGLLIALIVTLSITSIAGSAQALIISLLHLDYIEWLKPAWRLIGLAISIFANYLLFFWIFWRLPRHRPRKKALMRGTLIAAIGFEVIKIIMTWTLPTLVKSPSGAAFGSVLGLMAFFYFFARLTLFCAAWIATAEYKDDKPMPGRRPHQ; encoded by the coding sequence ATGCGTACATCTGATAACGAAAAACGCCCCACCCGCGACCTGAACTACACGCCGGTCGTGAATCTGGATAAATCGTCATCCGACGAGAAAGAGGGCAAAGAAAACAGCGCTATCGCGGGCAAATTGCAGCACGTGAACAAAACCGTGAAGCGTATTGAGCGCAACCCGATGGTGGCGCACATCCTGCGCGCCGTGGAGCGCTTTAACGACCGTCTTGGCAACCAGTTTGGCGCCGCCATTACCTATTTCTCGTTTTTGTCGCTGATCCCCATTTTGATGGTGAGCTTCGCCAGCGCGGGTTACATTCTCGCCTCGCACCCCACCTTGTTGCAGGATATCTTCGATAAAATCCTCGCTAACGTCAGCGACCCCACGCTTGCCCAGACGCTGAAAAGCACCATTAACACGGCGGTTCAGCAGCGTACCACCGTTGGACTGGTGGGGCTTGCGGTGGCGCTCTATTCCGGGATTAACTGGATGGGCAACCTGCGTGAAGCGGTGCGCGCTCAGTCGCGCGATGTCTGGGAACGCGCCCCGCAGGATGAAGAGAAAATCTGGATTAAATACCTGCGCGACTTTATTTCGCTGATTGGCCTGCTGATTGCGCTGATCGTCACGCTCTCAATCACCTCGATTGCCGGTTCTGCCCAGGCGTTGATTATCAGCCTGCTGCACCTGGATTACATTGAGTGGCTCAAGCCCGCCTGGCGGCTGATTGGGCTGGCGATTTCGATTTTTGCTAACTATCTGCTGTTCTTCTGGATTTTCTGGCGCCTGCCGCGCCATCGCCCGCGTAAAAAAGCGCTGATGCGCGGTACGCTTATCGCGGCAATCGGCTTTGAGGTGATTAAAATCATCATGACCTGGACGCTGCCAACGCTTGTGAAATCACCGTCTGGCGCGGCCTTTGGTTCTGTGCTGGGGCTGATGGCGTTCTTCTATTTCTTTGCGCGCCTGACGCTATTTTGTGCGGCCTGGATTGCCACCGCCGAGTACAAAGATGATAAACCGATGCCGGGCAGACGCCCGCACCAGTAA
- the hmsP gene encoding biofilm formation regulator HmsP — translation MSLRVRRSLTIKQMAMVAIVSIVFIFVFVVVQLFHFVQQSRYTTATQMESIAHTVRKPLSAAILRADIPEAENILNSIQPVGVIGRADVVLPNQFQALRVSFINERPVPVLISRLFELPVQITLPLYSLERPANPQPLAYLVLQADAWRMYKFIISTMSTLITTWLLLALVMTVAITWCINRLIVHPLRKMAKTLDGLDADDVAGHQLEVSRLHQDDEIGMLVRSYNRNQQRLLQSQQEAQSQATRYAVSGLPNKTLLQALLDRANPDDTALLIVACETLRDAAAVLNEEQRDMLLLSLVDKIRSVLPQEVVLAQVSHYDFAVLMSGVRDPWQAMMTAEHVLEALKQKLPMQSLPVRPSASIGIAMSEPGVAGELLYRHAVSAMFSARRHGKHQIQFFNPEQMDATRQRMTEEHDILQALEHGDFALWLQPQVDLRSGQVVSAEVLLRQRQPDGEWALPEGLIEQIERCGLMVRVGNWILEESCRLLADWQRQDIHLALSVNLSALQLLNFELGPVLNEMIHRHRVDPSALILEVTESRRLSDPDAAVSILRPLHDAGIRIAMDDFGMGYASLHQLHRMKAIPIDILKIDKVFIDALPADDSMVEVILSLAARLELEVVAEGVENDTQCEWLRKAGAHIGQGYLFDKPLPVNDFITRYGHNTDESP, via the coding sequence GTGAGTTTGCGAGTCAGGCGTTCGTTAACGATAAAACAAATGGCGATGGTGGCGATTGTCTCCATCGTCTTCATTTTTGTCTTTGTCGTTGTGCAGTTATTCCATTTTGTCCAGCAGAGCCGTTACACCACGGCCACACAGATGGAAAGCATCGCCCATACCGTGCGCAAGCCTCTCTCTGCGGCTATCCTGAGGGCCGATATCCCCGAGGCCGAAAACATTCTCAACAGTATCCAGCCTGTGGGCGTGATTGGCCGTGCCGATGTGGTGCTGCCAAACCAGTTTCAGGCGCTGCGCGTGAGTTTTATTAACGAGCGCCCGGTGCCGGTGCTGATTTCACGTCTGTTTGAGCTACCGGTACAGATAACGCTGCCGCTGTATTCGCTGGAGCGCCCGGCGAACCCGCAACCGCTCGCCTACCTGGTGCTACAGGCCGACGCCTGGCGAATGTACAAATTCATTATCAGCACTATGTCGACGCTCATCACCACCTGGCTCCTGCTGGCGCTGGTGATGACGGTGGCAATTACCTGGTGCATCAACCGGCTGATTGTCCATCCGCTGCGCAAAATGGCGAAAACCCTCGACGGACTGGACGCCGATGATGTCGCCGGGCACCAGCTTGAGGTGTCGCGCCTGCATCAGGATGACGAGATTGGCATGCTGGTGCGCAGCTATAACCGTAACCAGCAGCGCCTGCTGCAAAGCCAGCAGGAGGCTCAGTCACAGGCAACTCGCTACGCCGTGTCTGGCCTGCCAAACAAAACGCTGTTGCAGGCGCTGCTGGACCGCGCCAATCCCGACGACACGGCCTTGCTGATTGTGGCCTGCGAAACGCTGCGCGATGCTGCGGCGGTGCTCAATGAAGAACAGCGCGATATGCTGCTGCTGAGTCTGGTTGATAAAATCCGCTCGGTACTGCCGCAAGAGGTGGTGCTGGCGCAGGTGAGCCACTATGACTTTGCGGTGCTGATGAGCGGGGTGCGCGACCCGTGGCAGGCAATGATGACCGCAGAGCACGTTCTTGAGGCGCTAAAGCAAAAGCTACCGATGCAGTCGCTGCCGGTGCGTCCGTCGGCCAGCATTGGTATTGCGATGAGTGAACCGGGTGTGGCAGGTGAACTGCTGTACCGCCATGCCGTCTCTGCCATGTTTTCCGCTCGCCGCCACGGTAAGCACCAGATTCAGTTTTTCAACCCTGAGCAAATGGACGCCACGCGCCAGCGCATGACCGAAGAGCACGATATTTTGCAGGCGCTGGAGCACGGCGATTTTGCGCTCTGGCTGCAGCCGCAGGTGGATTTGCGCAGCGGCCAGGTGGTGAGTGCTGAGGTGTTGCTGCGCCAGCGCCAGCCTGATGGAGAATGGGCGCTGCCGGAAGGGCTGATTGAGCAAATCGAGCGCTGCGGTCTGATGGTGCGGGTAGGTAACTGGATTCTGGAGGAGTCCTGTCGTCTGCTGGCCGACTGGCAGCGCCAGGATATTCACCTCGCGCTGAGTGTGAATCTCTCGGCGCTCCAGTTGCTGAATTTTGAACTGGGGCCGGTGCTCAATGAAATGATCCATCGCCACCGTGTTGATCCCAGCGCGTTAATCCTCGAAGTGACGGAAAGCCGCCGCCTCAGTGACCCGGATGCCGCCGTGAGCATTTTGCGCCCGCTGCACGATGCGGGCATACGCATTGCAATGGACGACTTCGGTATGGGCTACGCCAGCCTGCATCAACTGCACCGCATGAAGGCCATTCCCATTGATATCCTGAAAATCGATAAAGTGTTTATCGATGCACTGCCCGCCGATGACAGTATGGTCGAGGTGATTCTGTCGCTTGCCGCGCGCCTGGAGCTGGAAGTGGTGGCCGAAGGGGTCGAAAACGACACCCAGTGTGAGTGGCTGCGTAAGGCCGGGGCGCATATCGGCCAGGGCTACCTGTTCGACAAACCGCTGCCAGTAAACGACTTTATTACTCGCTACGGCCACAATACCGATGAGAGTCCGTAA
- a CDS encoding AsmA family protein, with translation MTRTGKAISWVTGILLLLIVGVVIFIATFDWNRVKPIINEKVSAELNRPFEIRGNLAVAWARNPQETGWKRWVPWPNVRAENIWLGNPKDIPGDTMVQLPRVEATLSPPALLGKTVWLPWVKLVKPDVRLVRVSEKRDNWTFTLGDGKDNKQDKTPSDWSFRLDNILFDQGRIAIDDSVSKAVMEIFVDPLGKPLPFSQVTGSGEKGAAKVGDYVFGLKVKGRYKGQDLSGTGKIGGMLALKDADTPFPVQADVRSGSTRVALSGTITRPTELGGADLRLRFAGDSLGDLYALTGVLLPDTPPFETDGRLVAELNGKNGSVFRYRNFNGRIGDSDIHGSMVYTQGKPRPKLEGDLVSRQLRLADLGPLIGVDSGKKSSSRETKKTNANQPLGKVLPYDRFETDKWDVMDADVRFKGQRIEHGSSLPLSNLDTHLILRNGDLRLTPLRFGMAGGTIDSQIRLEGDKKPMQGRAEISARRLQLKQLMPNVQSMQKTLGEFNGDADIRGTGNSVAALLGSGNGNLKLLMNDGLISRNLMEILGLNVGNFIVGQIFGDDEVRVNCAAANLDLTNGVARPRIFAFDTENAIINVTGTTSFASEQLDLTIDPESKGIRIITLRSPLYVRGTFKTPSYGVKPGPLIARGAVAAALATLVTPAAALLALISPSEGDANQCSTILSQMKR, from the coding sequence ATGACAAGAACAGGTAAAGCGATTAGCTGGGTGACGGGGATTTTGCTGTTGTTGATCGTGGGTGTTGTTATCTTTATCGCGACATTTGACTGGAATCGCGTGAAGCCGATTATCAACGAGAAAGTCTCTGCTGAACTGAACCGTCCGTTTGAGATACGGGGCAATTTAGCGGTTGCCTGGGCGCGTAACCCCCAGGAAACCGGCTGGAAGCGCTGGGTGCCGTGGCCGAATGTGCGTGCAGAGAACATCTGGCTGGGTAACCCGAAGGACATTCCGGGCGACACCATGGTGCAGTTGCCGCGTGTGGAAGCCACGCTGTCGCCGCCTGCACTGCTCGGCAAAACCGTCTGGCTGCCGTGGGTGAAGCTGGTGAAGCCCGATGTGCGGCTGGTGCGGGTTTCTGAAAAGCGTGACAACTGGACCTTTACCCTCGGTGATGGCAAGGATAACAAGCAGGATAAGACGCCGTCTGACTGGTCGTTTCGCCTGGATAATATCCTGTTTGACCAGGGTCGTATTGCCATTGATGACAGCGTCAGCAAGGCGGTAATGGAAATCTTTGTCGACCCGCTCGGTAAGCCACTGCCTTTTAGCCAGGTGACCGGCAGCGGTGAAAAAGGGGCGGCCAAAGTAGGCGACTACGTATTTGGGCTTAAGGTGAAAGGGCGCTACAAAGGCCAGGACCTTTCCGGCACCGGCAAAATTGGCGGTATGCTGGCACTGAAGGACGCTGACACGCCTTTCCCGGTTCAGGCTGACGTGCGTTCTGGCAGCACGCGCGTGGCGCTTAGCGGTACTATCACTCGCCCCACTGAGTTGGGCGGTGCCGACCTGCGGCTGCGTTTTGCCGGGGATTCGCTGGGGGATCTCTATGCGCTTACCGGTGTGCTGTTGCCGGATACGCCGCCGTTTGAAACTGACGGGCGCCTGGTGGCCGAGCTTAACGGCAAAAATGGCTCGGTGTTCCGCTACCGCAATTTTAACGGGCGCATTGGCGACAGCGATATCCACGGCTCAATGGTGTACACCCAGGGTAAACCGCGGCCCAAGCTTGAGGGTGACCTGGTGTCGCGCCAGTTGCGTCTGGCAGACCTTGGCCCGCTGATTGGCGTGGACTCCGGCAAAAAATCCAGCAGCCGGGAAACTAAGAAAACCAATGCTAACCAGCCGCTCGGCAAAGTCCTGCCTTATGACCGTTTTGAAACCGACAAGTGGGATGTGATGGACGCTGACGTTCGCTTTAAAGGCCAGCGTATTGAACACGGCTCCTCACTGCCGCTCAGCAATCTTGATACCCACCTGATTTTGCGTAACGGCGACCTCAGACTGACGCCGCTGCGTTTTGGCATGGCGGGCGGGACCATCGACTCACAGATTCGGCTTGAGGGCGATAAAAAACCGATGCAGGGCAGGGCAGAAATCTCCGCGCGCCGGTTGCAGCTTAAACAACTGATGCCCAACGTGCAGTCGATGCAAAAGACGCTGGGTGAATTTAACGGCGATGCCGATATTCGCGGCACCGGTAACTCGGTGGCGGCGTTGCTTGGCTCCGGCAACGGCAATCTGAAGCTGTTAATGAACGACGGGCTTATCAGCCGTAACCTGATGGAAATTCTCGGGCTGAACGTGGGCAACTTCATTGTGGGGCAAATTTTTGGTGATGACGAAGTGCGGGTCAACTGTGCGGCGGCCAACCTGGATTTGACCAACGGCGTGGCGCGCCCGCGCATTTTCGCCTTTGATACCGAAAACGCCATCATCAACGTGACCGGCACGACAAGCTTTGCCAGCGAGCAGCTGGATTTGACCATCGACCCGGAGAGCAAGGGTATTCGCATCATCACGCTGCGCTCGCCGCTTTACGTGCGCGGGACGTTTAAAACCCCAAGCTATGGCGTCAAACCCGGGCCGCTGATTGCCCGCGGTGCGGTTGCCGCCGCGCTGGCAACGCTGGTGACGCCTGCGGCGGCGCTGCTGGCATTGATTTCGCCGTCTGAAGGTGATGCCAATCAATGCAGCACTATTTTGTCGCAGATGAAGCGCTAA
- a CDS encoding dicarboxylate/amino acid:cation symporter — translation MKISLFKSLYFQVLTAIAIGILLGHYWPELGAQMKPLGDGFVKLIKMVIAPVIFCTVVTGIAGMESMKAVGRTGAVALLYFEIVSTIALIIGLIIVNIVQPGAGMNVDPATLDAKAVAVYAEQAQSQGIVPFLLDIIPNSVIGAFASGNILQVLLFAVLFGFALHRLGDKGQLVFNFIDSFSRVIFGIINMIMRLAPIGAFGAMAFTIGKYGVGTLVQLGQLIICFYITCILFVVVVLGSIARATGFSIFKFIRYIKEELLIVLGTSSSESALPRMLDKMEKLGCRKSVVGLVIPTGYSFNLDGTSIYLTMAAVFIAQATNSQMDIFHQITLLVVLLLSSKGAAGVTGSGFIVLAATISAVGHLPVAGLALILGIDRFMSEARALTNLVGNGVATVVVAKWVKELDEKQLKNTLDNKNPAVNANEISS, via the coding sequence ATGAAGATTTCGTTATTTAAAAGCCTCTATTTCCAGGTACTGACGGCTATTGCTATTGGTATCCTGCTCGGCCACTACTGGCCGGAGTTGGGTGCACAGATGAAGCCGCTTGGCGACGGCTTTGTTAAGCTCATCAAGATGGTTATTGCCCCGGTGATTTTCTGTACCGTGGTGACCGGCATCGCCGGCATGGAAAGTATGAAAGCGGTGGGCCGCACTGGTGCGGTGGCGCTGCTTTACTTTGAAATTGTCAGCACCATTGCGCTGATTATCGGCCTGATTATCGTCAACATTGTGCAGCCAGGCGCGGGGATGAACGTTGACCCGGCAACGCTTGATGCTAAAGCGGTGGCGGTCTATGCCGAGCAGGCGCAGTCTCAGGGCATTGTTCCCTTCCTGCTGGATATCATTCCAAACAGCGTTATCGGCGCGTTTGCCAGTGGCAACATTCTGCAAGTGCTGCTGTTTGCCGTGCTGTTCGGCTTTGCCCTGCACCGCCTGGGCGACAAAGGTCAGCTGGTTTTTAACTTCATCGACAGCTTCTCCCGCGTGATTTTCGGCATCATCAACATGATCATGCGCCTGGCACCTATCGGCGCGTTTGGTGCGATGGCGTTCACCATCGGTAAATACGGTGTGGGTACGCTGGTACAGCTTGGTCAGTTGATTATCTGTTTCTACATCACCTGTATTCTGTTTGTGGTGGTTGTGCTGGGGTCCATTGCCCGCGCGACCGGCTTTAGCATTTTCAAATTTATCCGCTACATCAAAGAAGAACTGCTGATTGTGCTGGGTACCTCGTCGTCTGAGTCGGCGCTGCCGCGTATGCTCGACAAAATGGAGAAGCTGGGCTGTCGCAAATCGGTAGTGGGGCTGGTTATCCCAACCGGCTACTCGTTTAACCTCGACGGCACGTCGATTTACCTGACGATGGCCGCCGTGTTTATCGCCCAGGCGACCAACAGCCAGATGGATATCTTCCATCAGATAACGCTGCTGGTTGTGCTGTTGCTGTCGTCAAAAGGGGCGGCAGGCGTTACCGGCAGCGGGTTTATCGTGCTGGCGGCCACCATTTCTGCGGTGGGGCATCTGCCGGTTGCGGGACTGGCGCTGATTCTTGGCATCGACCGCTTCATGTCTGAAGCGCGTGCGCTGACCAACCTGGTCGGCAACGGCGTGGCGACGGTGGTTGTGGCGAAATGGGTGAAAGAGCTGGACGAAAAACAGCTGAAAAACACCCTCGATAACAAAAATCCTGCTGTAAACGCGAACGAAATCTCTTCCTGA
- a CDS encoding SDR family oxidoreductase: MTQRIALVTGGSRGLGKNAVLKLAERGIDSVFTFRSREEEARAVVREVEQRGARAVALALDVADSRSFAGFAQQVTEQLRQVWQRDNVDYLLNNAGTGLHAAIAQTREEDFDALFNLHFKGPFFLTQTLLPLIADGGRILNVSSGLTRFALPGYAAYASMKGAMEVLTHYLAKELGERRITANIIAPGAIATDFGGGAVRDNAQLNQFVAAQTALGRVGEPDDIGDAIAALLSDELGWMNAQRVEVSGGMFL, from the coding sequence ATGACACAACGTATCGCATTAGTGACCGGCGGCAGCCGTGGATTGGGTAAAAATGCCGTTCTGAAGCTGGCTGAACGGGGAATTGATTCCGTGTTCACCTTCCGCAGCCGGGAAGAAGAAGCACGCGCGGTGGTGCGGGAAGTGGAGCAACGCGGGGCCAGAGCGGTTGCGCTGGCGCTGGATGTGGCCGACAGCCGCAGCTTTGCCGGTTTTGCACAGCAGGTGACAGAACAGTTACGCCAGGTATGGCAGCGCGATAATGTCGATTACTTACTCAATAACGCCGGAACCGGGCTGCACGCCGCTATTGCGCAAACCCGCGAGGAGGATTTTGATGCGCTGTTCAATCTCCATTTCAAAGGACCATTTTTTCTCACACAAACGCTGCTGCCGCTGATCGCCGACGGCGGGCGTATCCTGAACGTGTCAAGCGGGCTGACGCGCTTTGCGCTGCCTGGCTACGCCGCCTATGCCTCAATGAAAGGGGCCATGGAGGTGCTGACCCACTACCTGGCAAAAGAGCTGGGCGAGCGCCGGATTACGGCGAATATCATTGCGCCGGGCGCGATTGCCACCGATTTTGGCGGCGGCGCGGTGCGCGACAATGCACAGCTTAACCAGTTTGTTGCTGCGCAAACGGCGCTGGGGCGCGTGGGCGAGCCTGATGATATCGGTGATGCCATTGCGGCGCTGCTCAGCGACGAACTGGGCTGGATGAACGCGCAGCGTGTAGAAGTGTCGGGCGGGATGTTCCTGTAG
- a CDS encoding LysR family transcriptional regulator, with the protein MDKIHAMQLFVRVAELASFSRAAETLSLPKGSVSRQIQSLENTLGTRLLHRTTRRVQLTQDGLIYYERCRDLLANLDELDSLFLHDPTSVSGRLRVDMPVSIARNLVIPRLPAFLQQYPGIELELSSSDRLVDVVQEGFDCVVRVGVLRDSGLVARQLGKLTQLNCASPGYLERFGWPQSPDELTSHALVHYAATLGVRPPGFEIWRDGQVQWIKTGGVLTVNSTETYHAACLAGLGIIQVPRVGVREALRSGELVEVLPQYRAAPLPVSLIWPHRRNLSRRVHLFMEWLSEVMKAYVD; encoded by the coding sequence ATGGATAAAATTCATGCAATGCAGCTTTTCGTGAGAGTCGCCGAACTGGCGAGCTTTTCACGCGCAGCTGAGACCCTGAGCCTGCCAAAGGGCAGCGTCTCGCGACAGATTCAGTCGCTGGAAAACACGCTCGGCACCCGTTTGCTGCACCGCACCACGCGCCGCGTGCAACTCACCCAGGACGGCCTGATTTACTACGAGCGCTGCCGGGATTTGCTCGCCAATCTGGACGAACTGGACAGCCTGTTTTTGCACGATCCCACCAGCGTGAGCGGGCGTCTGCGCGTTGATATGCCGGTGAGCATTGCCCGTAATCTGGTTATCCCGCGTCTGCCTGCGTTTTTGCAGCAGTATCCCGGCATAGAACTTGAGCTTAGCAGCAGCGACCGCCTGGTGGATGTGGTGCAGGAAGGGTTTGACTGCGTGGTGCGCGTTGGTGTGCTGCGTGATTCCGGCCTGGTGGCGCGCCAGCTTGGCAAGCTGACCCAGCTTAACTGCGCCAGCCCCGGCTACCTTGAGCGCTTCGGCTGGCCACAAAGCCCGGATGAGCTGACCTCTCACGCGCTGGTGCATTACGCCGCCACGCTCGGCGTGCGCCCGCCGGGGTTTGAAATCTGGCGCGACGGCCAGGTGCAGTGGATAAAAACCGGCGGCGTGCTGACGGTCAACAGCACCGAAACCTACCATGCTGCCTGCCTCGCCGGGCTTGGCATCATTCAGGTGCCGCGCGTGGGCGTGCGTGAAGCGTTACGCAGCGGTGAACTGGTGGAAGTATTGCCGCAGTATCGTGCCGCACCGCTGCCGGTGTCGCTTATCTGGCCGCACCGGCGCAATTTGTCGCGCCGGGTGCATCTGTTTATGGAGTGGCTCTCGGAGGTGATGAAAGCGTATGTGGATTAA
- a CDS encoding MHS family MFS transporter, protein MQASIATPVDTDQTAPVNSRGKVVVASLIGTAIEFFDFYIYATAAVIVFPHIFFPQGDATAATLQSLATFAIAFIARPVGSALFGHFGDKVGRKATLVASLLTMGISTVLIGLLPGYETIGVLAPLLLALARFGQGLGLGGEWGGAALLATENAPAHKRALYGSFPQLGAPIGFFFANGTFLLLSWLLTDEQFMSWGWRIPFIFSAVLVLIGLYVRVSLHESPVFTKVAKEGKRVKVPLGTLLTKHMRATILGTFIMLATYTLFYIMTVYSMTYSTAAVPNGLGFSRNSVLWMLMMAVIGFGVMVPIAGMLADAFGRRKSMIVITSLILLFALFMFQPLLGSGNQGLVMVFLLVGLSLMGLTFGPMGALLPELFPTEVRYTGASFSYNVASILGASVAPWIAAWLQTTYGLFWVGVYLASMAVITLIALICIHETKHQSL, encoded by the coding sequence ATGCAAGCATCAATTGCCACACCTGTCGATACCGACCAGACCGCGCCCGTCAACTCGCGCGGCAAGGTGGTGGTTGCCTCACTGATAGGCACCGCCATCGAATTTTTTGATTTCTATATCTACGCTACTGCCGCAGTGATTGTGTTTCCGCACATCTTCTTCCCGCAGGGCGATGCCACTGCCGCCACGCTACAGTCGCTCGCCACCTTTGCGATTGCCTTTATTGCGCGCCCGGTGGGCTCGGCGCTGTTCGGCCACTTTGGCGACAAAGTCGGGCGCAAGGCAACGCTGGTGGCCTCGCTGCTGACGATGGGCATTTCAACCGTGCTGATTGGCCTGCTGCCAGGTTATGAAACCATTGGCGTGCTGGCACCTTTGCTGCTGGCGCTGGCGCGCTTCGGCCAGGGGCTGGGCCTGGGCGGTGAATGGGGCGGGGCGGCGCTGCTCGCCACTGAAAACGCCCCTGCACACAAGCGCGCGCTGTACGGCTCTTTCCCACAGCTTGGCGCGCCGATTGGCTTTTTCTTTGCCAACGGCACCTTCCTGCTGCTCTCCTGGTTGCTCACCGACGAGCAGTTTATGAGCTGGGGCTGGCGTATCCCGTTTATCTTCTCTGCGGTACTGGTGCTGATTGGCCTTTATGTGCGCGTCTCGCTGCATGAAAGCCCGGTGTTCACCAAAGTGGCTAAAGAAGGTAAACGCGTGAAAGTGCCGCTTGGCACGCTGCTGACAAAGCACATGCGCGCCACCATTCTCGGCACCTTCATTATGCTGGCAACCTATACGCTGTTTTACATCATGACGGTGTATTCCATGACCTACAGCACCGCCGCCGTGCCAAACGGCCTCGGTTTCTCGCGTAACAGCGTGCTGTGGATGCTGATGATGGCGGTCATTGGTTTTGGTGTGATGGTGCCGATTGCCGGGATGCTGGCCGATGCCTTTGGCCGGCGCAAAAGCATGATTGTCATTACCTCGCTGATTCTGCTGTTTGCGCTGTTTATGTTCCAGCCGCTGCTCGGTTCGGGCAATCAGGGGCTGGTGATGGTGTTCCTGCTGGTGGGCTTAAGCCTGATGGGCCTGACCTTCGGCCCGATGGGCGCGCTGCTGCCGGAACTGTTTCCGACCGAAGTGCGCTACACCGGCGCCTCGTTCTCGTATAACGTCGCCTCCATTCTGGGTGCGTCTGTTGCGCCGTGGATTGCGGCCTGGCTGCAAACCACCTATGGCTTGTTCTGGGTGGGCGTTTACCTGGCCAGCATGGCCGTGATTACGCTTATCGCCCTGATTTGTATACACGAGACGAAGCATCAGTCGCTGTGA